The following is a genomic window from Neurospora crassa OR74A linkage group III, whole genome shotgun sequence.
GAGGATCCGCAAAGCCGTTTGAGAATCAACTTTCGGGGATGTACGGGCGTGGAGTGGAAAGGtttggggaaaaaaaggaagagaaggaggaaggagatgttcttcgggggaaaaaaaagctgAGGCAAAAAGATAGGTGGGCACAGCGGTCGACAACTTTCCATGGCTCGGCGAGCCTCCGTCGTAGACCAGTACACTACTGGAATTGACCAACCAGTCAGCTCCCAGGGGGCACTGTAAGCGGGGGGGTCTTGTTCGACGGTCCCTGCGGACGCATGTGGATCTGTCCGGCTCttctggatggatggataggtaTCTGGCCGGACCGGATCAGCGAGTCCCGGATCGTTCGAGGTTTGTGCACTTGTACACTCCATACATATTTTCATCTTGCTCTTTTCCGATCTTATGACCCCAACCCAGAACTTGTCCCTTTTTGGGGTTttgttcctcttcttcttctgtgacttcttcttttgcgacttcttcttttgcgaCTTTCAATGTGATTACTACATACACATACCACCGCCTAATTCTTTACCCGAACCCAGTGGCGTACATACTTGTTCTTCTCGAGTCCTCTTATTCTTTTGTAACATGCCATCCAACGTATGACTACATACATGGGTAGGTACCAGCGCCTAACAGTACACTAGAACGACgtatgtacatatgtaccgTTGCCGCTTTCCCTCTGCCTCCGGGAGTCGGGACTCGGAATCGTCTCGGCAATCGGATGCCCCGGACTACTTTTTGGGTTTCAAATGCGATTCTTCACTAATAGCCTCATTCTGATTGGCTGGAACCTTTCTGCAGCGATGACCGGCCGGGCCCAGCTAGCCCAAAGGTGCTCCACGCGGCAGCGGGGTCCAGAATGCCTCCGTACAGCGCCGTACAGAAATGTAAGTACATCGTAGACGTACCTTTGGCACCTCAACCGCCGTCCTTTGCCTCTCATCATCCAGTCGGTCAGTCATTGCCAACCACCTGTCTTCTGTTATGTACATCTAAGCTACCATTGCGATGCGGTTTGCACGTAATGAAATCATCCATTTCGTTTCGATAGGGCATGTACTGTATGGGGTAATTGCCTTCAAGAGTCACTTTGTTCAACGTCATAATCCGGGGACGGGGTTTGTGAACCATGTCTGGTTGCGGGATCGACATACCATCTGTACGCagtatatactaaaagtaagCCATGCATCTCCGTCTAGGTGTAGTCACTGAGGGTATCTCCTTCCTAAAAGCGCCATGTTGCCCTGTCCCCATGCCGACTGAATCATCGCCAAGTGAAATCAAAATCCACAAAATGCTCGCTCCTTTAGATGCCTCATGCactttatatagaatactgCTGGTAATCATAATCataccatcctcctcataACGCAATACCTGTCCAACCCTGAGCCGTACCGACAGAGTCCTCAATCTGCTGATGTTTGCCTCCATCGTCCTTCTTCCCACCGCTGATAATATCCTTGCTCGTTGTTACCGGAACGCCAAAGCTATGACTGAAAGtaaatggaaaaaaaaagacagggTATCTCAAGAGGGCGATAGACAGCAGAACGGAAAATAGAGGGGTTATCGACTCTAGGAAAATGGGTAAACGATACTTTCAGTCGTCATCAATCACTAGGGGCATGTCGGCCGTGCCACCCGGTTGAAGTCTCCTCTTGtgctttttcctttcctcctttttcttcttcttcttcttcttccgttcGATCTCTTCCGTCAACGTTCGGCTAGGAGTGGCCTTGGTGGtcgtgctggtgctgctgcttcttgctATACCGTCTATAGCATCAGATTCCGCAAGAGGTGGTCGCATTTTTGTTGTCTCGGTTTTGACTGTCACGTCGGCCGTCGATTTCGAGGCGTGCTGTTGGGTTGTTTCATTTGTCAGTTATGTTGCTGGTTActtcttcggcttccacTTGATGCGGGGCGGAGtgttggtagtggtggtgtgcCTACGCTGGCTTTGTGACGCGCCCACAACTCTTGTTTAAAGCAGTCGTCTGTCATGGTTTGAAATTCGGCGATCTTGGCCTTCATCTGAGCCATGCCCATAGCTACTGCCTCATTCGGCGTGAGGTATCCTGCGAGCAAAGCCTCTCCAAACCTGGTACTCTCTGTGACCGCTTTGCACAAGCTTCGCAGTTTATCCATTCTAGGGAGCGTTCCTGCGGCCATATCCTGGCGATCACATTCCGAATTGATCTGCATAACCAGATCTTGCGGATGGATGGACATGTCATAACCCTCATCCCGAAGCTTTCTATGTACTTCGCCGAGAGCCTCGAGAAGTTTTGGGGTAGTATCCTCCGGTTTCCTTGGTTTGGGGATAATTTCAGGCGCTTTGAGGGTAGCGGGCTTTCTCGCAGCTTCGGCCACCTTGTAGTGCGTATTGGTTCCGAGAATGGGATTCAACGCGGCCACTTGACCGTTAGCCGGGCTTGGTGATGACGCAACTGTTTGGCTCGCTATGACGGTTGAAGCTACTCGTGGAATTGGTGCACCCGCTTGGGTGCTTGCAGAAATGTTGTTCGCAGCAGAGGGGGGGATACCAGGAGCTGAGCCAGGTGCTGTTGGGTTATGTTTGTCTCTGAGGTGGAGTGGGACTAGAATTCGGATTAGCTGACGTTGGTGATTTGTGTTTTGTTGTGCGTGTTTGAGCAGCGCGGACGGGGACTCACCGCCCGTAGATATTGGCATACCAAGATTGGGTGGAAGGGATGGCAGCGCAAATCCCGAGCCTGTTGGCATCTGCCGCTTGTAGTACTCCTCAGGGTTGTTGATTCGAAGCTCTTCCAGCTCAATCTGCTTGTTCAACTCTCGGTGTTGCTCTGCAGTGAACTCATACACTTCCTCCCTTTCGAAAGTCTCGGTTGAATCGATTTCGCGGATGATACTGCCGCACTCGGCGGATGCAAGGACCTTATCCAAGACTGCTGGATCAAGGCCCTTCACAGCTGACAGATCCTTTTGCTCCAGGTTCTCAGGGGGTGTAATGAAGTACTCTCTCATCCTGGTTGAAGTGGGGATTGGCTTCTTCTTATCCACAACCCGCTCCGATAACTGCCTCTTGAAGATTGCCAGATTGTGAATGGCGGTCTCGTAGGTACCGCCGACCTTAAGATGATAAACAAACACCTTCTTCTCTTGGCCAATCCGATATGCTCTACCGACAGCCTGCTGCTCTTCCGCGGGAGTGAAGCCAAAGTCAAAGAGGACTACGCGATTGGCCCCAGGAATGTTGagaccaacaccaccagcccTGGTAGAAATCAGATAGACATCGAGTGAATCAACCGCATTGAACTCCTTGACAGCAGCCTGGCGTTGACTGACCGGTGTCTTTCCATCTAATTTTCTGTAATTGATCTTCTTCAGCTTGAACAGATCCTGCAGAAAGTTCAAGGTTGGGATGCTTTGAGAAAAGACAAGTACCTTGTCGCCGATCTGTTTGCACTCCTTAAGGATTTGCAAGAGCACAGTGACTTTGGTAGAATGCACAATGTCGTCGATGCCCCTGATCGACACCTTGGCGAGAACATTCCTTAGCGTGTCCCGCGACAAATCCAGTGGTTCATCAACTTCATCGCTCTCTGGGTCTTCATCGTTTGTTATCCGCTGTTTGCCCTTGACCAATGCTGGATTGGTACTTAAGCGTTCCTCCATCTTGCTTCTGAAGATTTTGGGATGCGCCAAGAGCAGCTTTAGAGAGGCGATGAGACCCCAAACGCAGGCGGTGCGATAAAGGTCATTTCCCTTGTTCCGCTGTGCAGTCTCCAGATATTCTTGGTAAGCATCTCGCTGAACCTTGGTCATCTGGATGGTGAGGATGAACTCCCTTTTCTGCGGAAGCTCGTCGACCAGGACTTGAATGTCCTTCCTATTCACCTTCGGCGCGACAATGGCCTTGAGAATTTGCAGGCGTTCTCTGGCGAGCCTCTTTTGCGCGTCGGTGCTGTCGGCATGTAGACCCAAGCTGATAGGTTCGGCGTATTTCTGGTTAAACTCTCCCACATCACTCAGGTAGTTGGGAGCTACCCAGTTGATCATGGAATAGTAATCCATTACGTTCCTGGTCAAGGGTGATCCCGTCGTGGCAATACGGCTCATGGTGTGGAAGTCTTGGACTACAGCGTACAACTTGGAAGTCTTATTCTTGAACCGATGAGCCTCGTCGCAGATCACAATCGATGGAGAACTGTGTAGCAGTTCAGCCACGTTGTCTTCGTTTCCTGAGACTAGAGACCTGAACAATTCGTAGCCCATGACTAGTACGCCTCGAGACCGCGCCCATTCTTTGATGAGCAGAACCCGCTCGCTGGGTGGCACCGTCGACGCGTCAATCTTGGTGATAGTCCCCAAGATGTCTTTTGGCGCCCATTTACAGATTTCGTCGATCCAATTTTCAACCAAACCAGAAGGGCAGAGAATCAAGGGTCTACCAACCCGAAGGTCCTTGGGGATCTGGGCAACTACCCGAGGGTCGTCGGATTGAGATGCCTCAGCAATGGCAACCAGCAAGGTGATAACTTGCATCGTCTTGCCTAAACCCATGGTGTGGGCAAGTAAGCACCCCTGGCGTGAGTTTGACTCAACCACGATCTGGTCCCACATGAAGCGGACACCGTCTATCTGATGGTCCTTAATTCTCCCTCCAATCTCCTCATGAACGTAGATCAAAGGAAGGTCGTCGGATTCTTTGGTTTCGTTGATGATGAGACGTGACTTGTCACTCGGTACTGATCCAGTTTCGGCAAGTTTCGCCCGCAACAGCTTACGGCGTTCGTCCATTTGTTTCAACAATGCCTTGGAATCGACTCGGAGCTTTTTGGCCTTTTCGTCATGTTTGGGTCGTCGGCCTTTCTTCGCAGATGACAGAGGGAACTGGGAGGACAGCTCCTCCAAGTCTGTATCCATATGCTCAGACTCGCTTGTGATATCCATAGGTATATCTTGAGTTGCCTCCGGGGATTCAGCGGAGGTCATCTCCATTGGAGTGGGTGATTTGGGCTCGGATCGAAAATAGCGAATGCAATTCTGCAAAAAGTTGAAAAACTCTCCAAACCGCAGATATTCCCGGTGGAGCTTTTGGCAGGTAACGCAACGAAGGGTAGTCGATCTAATCTTGAGTCGTCCTTCGCTAAAGTCAGAATATGTGAGAAACAAAAGGGCCAGAATGAGGCTGATCGAGTCCGGGTCGACATCGATCCTAGAGATCCCGGTAGCGGCTCGGTCAATGAGTGGTTGAATATGCTCCTTCCATGTCTCTTTGTCTCCGCGATCTTGAATGGTATCAAAAATCTCCGACTGCCGCAAAGGTGACCAGCTCCACAGAGCAGCAATCACAAGCCGTTCGCCGTCCCTGTGCTTTGCCCAGAACTGCGTTCCAAGTTTGCCGATGGTATCAACATCAGTGAGAGGAGGAACGTTGGCAAGCTGGTCCACGTCGGATGGTGAGGACAAAATTTCGATAGGTTCTGCTGGGATTGTATGAATTATGCGTTGAGGTGTTGTTGGCTCAACCTTATTCACTGTCCCTGTCTCATCATCGACCGCAGAGGGTCGAGCAGTagtatcttcttctttttctgcttcttcttccggtATTTGGTTTGTTGAATTCTCTTCTGTCGATGGGTTCAAGGGGCGGACAGGCGTGCTAGGTCGGATAGATGGAATAGTTTCCTTTGGATCAATGACCATCTGATCTACTGGCGAAAGATCGTCCTCGATAAACTggtcctcttcttcagaaTCGCTCGTTAAGAGTTCTTCGTCGCTTGCGagtgtctctctctctttcttggGTTCCGGCTTTAGCCTGGGAAGCGTCGAAGGCTTGGGCGGCTCATGAGGGTTCTCGAGCAAGTTAAGGAGCCAAGTTTGGTATTTTCTGTCGTAGACACTCTCCTCCAAAAACCCTTCAACCTTGGCCTCGATCTTGTCCTCTTTAAACCATTTTTGAATCAAAAGCTCTTTTTCCATATTTTCAAGTCGGACTTCGAGGCTTCTGAGCTGGTTTTTCGCGAAGGTAATGAGGCTTAGACGGGTACGGTTTCGCCGGGCGTCTTGCCATATCTTCCAGGCACGTCTTTCAAATTTGGGCTTCTTGATCTTTTCCCAGCTGACTTCAAGTCTCTGGATAGCATCTTCTATGGCCTCCTCAGCCTGCACTTCACTGAGCTGTGTAGACCCGTGCATGCTTTGGTGAGCTTTCCGTTCTTGCTCCTCCTGTTCATACTCTCGGTATGTTTCTGAATCCACCGACATGCCGTCATCGTCCTCTCCAAAGTCCAAGAcgacctcctcgtcctcattcACAAAAGGGCTGCGTTTACGGAAGAATTTTCTCATTACCCGAGCCACTTGTAGGGCGCGCGCTGGTGGTACCGCACCAGACCTGACCCAAGTGAACTCCTCACTAGCCTCtttgtcgtcgccgtcgtcatcaGACTCAAAGTTGTACGGGAGACTTGCTATGTCCTCGGAGCGCAAGGCGGAAGACCCAAGATAACTGAATTTTGAGTCATCGACGTCCAAAAACCGATCAAAATTGGCATCGGAAAGAAAGGTGCTCGTTGGAAGGGTAGCTGAACGGAAAGAAGCTCCAGTCTGAGAGGCTCCAGTCTGAGAGGCTCCAGTCTGAGAGGCTCCAGTCTGAGAGGATGGAATATCGAGCAAAGGGTGGTAGAACATGTCACCTTCTGTGGGGATAAATGACCTCGCTTGAGCTGGGGCAACTGTCGATACAATGGTGGGAGcgatcctcctctttttaagAGGGCGCTCCGGGTCCCTCGAGACCTCCTCGGTATCTTGCCGAAGGCCGTTGCCTAAAGCGCGCTTCTCTGGTGATTCTGGTGACCGGTCAGGAATACCGGACATTTGAACATCCTGCGCTTGCTCTGCAGGGGCGGCGTGCTGACTTATGACACCCTCCATCGGCGTCGGCGCGACGGCAGCAGAACCTGTCATGACAGGAGCAGTCTCAGAAGCGGGAGCGCTGACCACACCAGGAGTTGGCTCGGAAGCGGCATCATTGAGCATAACAGAGTTCGCTTCCACAGCTGTGTTGTTGACTATAGCAGGACTTGCATCCGTAGCTGCATTGCCGACTCCCGCAGGACTTGGCTCAGAGACCGGGCCATCGATCGCCGCGGCAGTTGGCTCTGGGATGGAATTATCGACAAGAGGAGGTGTCGGCTCAGAGGGATCCAGAGGATCCGGCTTGATGGCCGGAGTCGTACTCAGCAGACCTTTCGGAAGGTCGATATCCCTCCTTTGTCG
Proteins encoded in this region:
- the atrx gene encoding ATRX, which produces MAELNENEPFHWDVERVVKELCTPERTWDAPAPHKLPDPERLAFKLRELDIDGETLLMYPDEYGWPTFWEMLGIKKLAHHLSIGKAIKQFRETSTLYYRQRRDIDLPKGLLSTTPAIKPDPLDPSEPTPPLVDNSIPEPTAAAIDGPVSEPSPAGVGNAATDASPAIVNNTAVEANSVMLNDAASEPTPGVVSAPASETAPVMTGSAAVAPTPMEGVISQHAAPAEQAQDVQMSGIPDRSPESPEKRALGNGLRQDTEEVSRDPERPLKKRRIAPTIVSTVAPAQARSFIPTEGDMFYHPLLDIPSSQTGASQTGASQTGASQTGASFRSATLPTSTFLSDANFDRFLDVDDSKFSYLGSSALRSEDIASLPYNFESDDDGDDKEASEEFTWVRSGAVPPARALQVARVMRKFFRKRSPFVNEDEEVVLDFGEDDDGMSVDSETYREYEQEEQERKAHQSMHGSTQLSEVQAEEAIEDAIQRLEVSWEKIKKPKFERRAWKIWQDARRNRTRLSLITFAKNQLRSLEVRLENMEKELLIQKWFKEDKIEAKVEGFLEESVYDRKYQTWLLNLLENPHEPPKPSTLPRLKPEPKKERETLASDEELLTSDSEEEDQFIEDDLSPVDQMVIDPKETIPSIRPSTPVRPLNPSTEENSTNQIPEEEAEKEEDTTARPSAVDDETGTVNKVEPTTPQRIIHTIPAEPIEILSSPSDVDQLANVPPLTDVDTIGKLGTQFWAKHRDGERLVIAALWSWSPLRQSEIFDTIQDRGDKETWKEHIQPLIDRAATGISRIDVDPDSISLILALLFLTYSDFSEGRLKIRSTTLRCVTCQKLHREYLRFGEFFNFLQNCIRYFRSEPKSPTPMEMTSAESPEATQDIPMDITSESEHMDTDLEELSSQFPLSSAKKGRRPKHDEKAKKLRVDSKALLKQMDERRKLLRAKLAETGSVPSDKSRLIINETKESDDLPLIYVHEEIGGRIKDHQIDGVRFMWDQIVVESNSRQGCLLAHTMGLGKTMQVITLLVAIAEASQSDDPRVVAQIPKDLRVGRPLILCPSGLVENWIDEICKWAPKDILGTITKIDASTVPPSERVLLIKEWARSRGVLVMGYELFRSLVSGNEDNVAELLHSSPSIVICDEAHRFKNKTSKLYAVVQDFHTMSRIATTGSPLTRNVMDYYSMINWVAPNYLSDVGEFNQKYAEPISLGLHADSTDAQKRLARERLQILKAIVAPKVNRKDIQVLVDELPQKREFILTIQMTKVQRDAYQEYLETAQRNKGNDLYRTACVWGLIASLKLLLAHPKIFRSKMEERLSTNPALVKGKQRITNDEDPESDEVDEPLDLSRDTLRNVLAKVSIRGIDDIVHSTKVTVLLQILKECKQIGDKVLVFSQSIPTLNFLQDLFKLKKINYRKLDGKTPVSQRQAAVKEFNAVDSLDVYLISTRAGGVGLNIPGANRVVLFDFGFTPAEEQQAVGRAYRIGQEKKVFVYHLKVGGTYETAIHNLAIFKRQLSERVVDKKKPIPTSTRMREYFITPPENLEQKDLSAVKGLDPAVLDKVLASAECGSIIREIDSTETFEREEVYEFTAEQHRELNKQIELEELRINNPEEYYKRQMPTGSGFALPSLPPNLVAALNPILGTNTHYKVAEAARKPATLKAPEIIPKPRKPEDTTPKLLEALGEVHRKLRDEGYDMSIHPQDLVMQINSECDRQDMAAGTLPRMDKLRSLCKAVTESTRFGEALLAGYLTPNEAVAMGMAQMKAKIAEFQTMTDDCFKQELWARHKASHASKSTADVTVKTETTKMRPPLAESDAIDGIARSSSTSTTTKATPSRTLTEEIERKKKKKKKKEERKKHKRRLQPGGTADMPLVIDDD